In Hwangdonia lutea, a single window of DNA contains:
- the fucP gene encoding L-fucose:H+ symporter permease, which produces MSQSKPVVVSKKMLIPFILVTSLFALWGFANAVTDPMVQAFKKVLELSNSQAAWVQMAFYGGYFCMALPAAMFMRKYSYKVGILIGLALYATGALLFYPAAQSESFMFFCLGLYILTFGLAFLETAANPYVLAMGAKETATQRLNLAQAFNPVGLIAGLFVAQQFVLKNLQSDDITDFSALDEASKVLIKTSDLLVIRNPYVILGLVLIGVFVLFIVSKMPQSKDEGGMPKIGDTFAALAKNKKYVLGVLAQILYVGAQIMCWTYIYQYAEAIGMDSVTAGYYQMAAFVIFTIGRAVGTYMLRFMSSGKLLMYFALLAIVFVLGTIFIKGITGLYSLVGVSFCMSLMFPTIYGIALGDLTEEQSKVGSAGLIMAIVGGALMPKLQGMIIDAGGNGVADTQIMGVSEVNFSFILPLLCFVYIAWYGLRVFKKHEATHDVLHTV; this is translated from the coding sequence ATGAGCCAGTCAAAACCTGTAGTAGTATCTAAAAAGATGCTAATTCCTTTTATTTTAGTAACTTCTTTATTTGCCCTTTGGGGTTTTGCAAACGCCGTAACAGATCCTATGGTACAGGCATTTAAGAAGGTGTTGGAGCTTTCAAATTCGCAAGCAGCATGGGTGCAAATGGCATTCTATGGCGGTTATTTTTGTATGGCTTTACCAGCTGCGATGTTTATGCGAAAATATTCTTATAAAGTTGGGATTTTAATTGGTTTGGCACTATACGCCACAGGGGCATTACTGTTTTATCCGGCAGCGCAATCAGAAAGTTTTATGTTTTTCTGTTTAGGATTATATATCTTAACTTTTGGATTAGCTTTTTTAGAAACTGCAGCAAACCCATACGTATTGGCAATGGGCGCTAAAGAAACGGCAACACAGCGTTTAAATTTAGCCCAAGCTTTTAACCCTGTGGGATTAATTGCCGGTTTATTTGTAGCACAGCAATTCGTTTTAAAAAACTTGCAATCTGATGATATAACAGACTTTAGCGCTTTAGACGAAGCATCAAAAGTATTAATAAAAACATCTGATTTATTGGTTATCCGCAATCCGTATGTTATTTTAGGTTTAGTGCTAATAGGTGTTTTTGTGTTGTTTATAGTTAGTAAAATGCCCCAATCTAAAGACGAAGGCGGTATGCCAAAAATAGGGGACACCTTTGCGGCTTTGGCAAAAAACAAAAAATACGTGCTTGGTGTGCTTGCACAAATCTTATATGTAGGTGCACAAATCATGTGTTGGACCTACATTTACCAATATGCAGAAGCTATTGGAATGGATAGCGTTACGGCTGGTTATTACCAAATGGCAGCATTTGTAATATTTACCATTGGGCGGGCCGTTGGTACTTACATGCTACGATTTATGAGTTCGGGAAAACTGTTAATGTATTTCGCCTTACTTGCCATTGTTTTTGTTTTAGGTACCATATTTATAAAAGGTATTACTGGTTTGTATAGTTTGGTTGGCGTGTCGTTTTGCATGTCATTAATGTTCCCAACTATTTACGGTATTGCTTTGGGCGATTTAACAGAAGAGCAGTCTAAAGTTGGTTCAGCAGGTTTAATTATGGCCATTGTGGGTGGCGCCTTAATGCCTAAGTTACAAGGTATGATTATTGATGCCGGCGGAAACGGTGTGGCAGACACTCAAATTATGGGGGTTTCAGAAGTTAATTTCTCTTTTATTTTACCATTGTTGTGCTTTGTTTATATCGCATGGTATGGTTTAAGGGTCTTTAAAAAACATGAGGCTACCCATGATGTTTTACATACAGTTTAG
- a CDS encoding L-rhamnose mutarotase gives MKDLKRHCFALDLIDDEELIAEYKKYHEQIWPEITASIKNSGIESLEIYCVANRLFMIMEVNASFSFEKKSKMDANNPKVQEWEALMWTYQQALPTAKAGEKWLLMEKIYQL, from the coding sequence ATGAAAGACCTAAAACGCCATTGTTTTGCTTTGGATTTAATTGATGATGAGGAATTGATTGCAGAATATAAAAAGTATCACGAACAAATTTGGCCAGAAATAACGGCAAGTATCAAAAATTCGGGGATTGAAAGTTTAGAGATTTACTGTGTGGCCAATCGTTTGTTTATGATTATGGAAGTAAACGCTTCTTTTTCATTCGAAAAGAAATCTAAAATGGATGCCAACAACCCTAAAGTACAAGAATGGGAAGCCTTAATGTGGACCTATCAACAAGCTTTACCAACTGCAAAAGCAGGCGAAAAATGGCTTTTAATGGAAAAAATATATCAACTATAA
- a CDS encoding beta-N-acetylhexosaminidase, with amino-acid sequence MRISIIALICLLSFSCSNKYKDVANTEADYQVIPKPQTLNMQTGKFLVDANTKIVGTEALKNEGEFLAGLLSAATGATVGFSTEGQGNITLKLDDTIENEEGYTLNVTFDNIEIAGKNTKGVFYGIQTLRQLMPAGIELADGSIKELTIPAVSISDNPRYQYRGMHLDVARHFYPVDFIKKYIDLIAMHKMNTFHWHLTEDQGWRIEIKKYPKLTEIGAWRNGTIVGHHPGTDNDQKKYGGFYTQEDVKDIVAYATKKHVTVIPEIELPGHSSAAIAAYPYLSCFPDEPTVVTNDMGSEKGKEIQASGTPKIVQETWGVFPDVYCAGKEETFAFLQDVLDEVIPLFPSTYIHIGGDECPKANWERCPSCQKRIKKEGLKDEHELQSYFITRIEKYLNSKGKKIIGWDEILEGGLAPNATVMSWRGTQGGIEAAKQKHDVIMTPGHSCYFDHYQTEDKANEPLAIGGKTTVADVYAYEPTPKELSTDEHQYILGAQGNVWTEYMKTTDYVEYMILPRMSALSEVVWSSKEHRDWDDFSARLKTFKERYDALGLNYAKHTFEK; translated from the coding sequence ATGAGGATTTCAATTATCGCACTTATTTGTTTACTAAGCTTTTCTTGTTCTAATAAATACAAGGATGTAGCAAACACCGAAGCAGATTATCAGGTTATACCGAAACCACAAACCCTGAATATGCAAACAGGTAAATTTTTAGTTGATGCAAACACTAAAATCGTTGGAACTGAAGCATTAAAAAACGAAGGTGAGTTTTTAGCGGGTTTGTTAAGCGCAGCAACCGGAGCCACGGTTGGTTTTTCAACAGAAGGCCAAGGGAATATCACACTTAAGCTAGATGATACCATTGAAAACGAAGAAGGTTATACCTTAAATGTAACGTTCGATAATATTGAAATAGCCGGAAAAAACACAAAAGGTGTATTTTATGGTATTCAAACTTTAAGGCAGCTGATGCCGGCAGGTATTGAATTGGCCGATGGCAGCATAAAAGAATTAACCATTCCTGCTGTGTCAATTTCCGATAACCCACGATACCAGTACAGAGGTATGCATTTAGATGTGGCACGCCATTTTTATCCTGTAGATTTTATAAAAAAGTATATCGATTTAATCGCTATGCATAAAATGAATACCTTTCATTGGCATTTAACCGAAGACCAAGGTTGGCGTATTGAAATTAAAAAATATCCAAAACTTACCGAAATAGGAGCGTGGAGAAATGGCACTATAGTTGGACACCACCCGGGAACTGATAACGACCAAAAAAAATACGGTGGTTTTTACACCCAAGAGGATGTAAAGGATATTGTAGCCTATGCCACAAAAAAACACGTTACCGTAATTCCGGAAATTGAGTTACCGGGGCATAGTAGCGCAGCCATTGCCGCTTATCCGTATTTAAGTTGTTTCCCAGATGAGCCCACTGTGGTTACCAACGATATGGGTTCGGAAAAAGGAAAAGAAATTCAAGCTTCAGGAACCCCAAAAATTGTACAAGAAACTTGGGGCGTTTTTCCAGATGTATATTGTGCCGGTAAAGAAGAAACCTTTGCCTTCTTACAAGATGTTTTAGATGAGGTAATTCCGTTATTCCCATCAACTTATATACACATTGGGGGCGACGAATGCCCAAAAGCAAACTGGGAAAGATGTCCGAGTTGTCAAAAAAGAATCAAAAAAGAAGGTTTAAAAGATGAGCATGAATTACAAAGCTATTTTATCACACGTATAGAAAAATATTTGAATTCAAAAGGAAAAAAAATAATTGGTTGGGATGAAATTTTAGAAGGCGGTTTAGCACCAAACGCAACTGTTATGTCGTGGCGAGGAACACAAGGTGGTATTGAAGCGGCAAAACAAAAGCACGATGTTATTATGACGCCGGGACATTCTTGTTATTTCGATCATTATCAAACCGAGGATAAGGCTAACGAACCCTTGGCCATTGGTGGAAAAACCACGGTTGCCGATGTGTACGCCTACGAGCCAACACCAAAAGAGTTAAGTACAGATGAGCATCAATATATTTTAGGCGCTCAAGGCAATGTATGGACCGAATATATGAAAACTACTGATTATGTTGAATATATGATTTTACCCCGAATGTCTGCGCTTTCAGAAGTTGTTTGGTCATCAAAAGAGCACAGAGATTGGGATGATTTCAGTGCGCGATTAAAAACTTTTAAAGAAAGGTATGATGCATTAGGGTTGAACTATGCCAAACATACCTTCGAAAAATAA
- a CDS encoding alpha-hydroxy acid oxidase has protein sequence MSFNTKYPSIEDLRKRAKQRIPKFAFDYLDGGCNEDVNLYKNTAEIREVELLPEYLSKHTASSMKTTLFGHEYDAPFGIAPVGLQGLMWPNAPEILAKAAYKHNIPFILSTVTTSSIERIAELTEGKAWFQLYHPTKNELRDDILKRCETSGYDTLVILCDVPTFGFRPRDIRNGLAMPPNMSINNMLQILGKPTWAFQTLKHGQPNFETLKPYMPKNLDLKQLGKFMDDTFSGRLNEEKIKPIRDMWKGKLVLKGVANELDAERAINLGLDGIIVSNHGGRQLDAGESTIKPLTRIAEKYGQQIEVMMDSGIRSGPDVARSLASGATFTFMGRSFMYGVAALGNKGGDHTISLLKTQLQQVMEQICCEKVEDFKNHLI, from the coding sequence TTGAGTTTCAATACCAAATACCCTTCTATTGAAGATTTAAGAAAACGTGCCAAACAAAGGATTCCGAAATTTGCTTTTGATTATTTGGACGGCGGTTGTAATGAAGATGTAAATCTTTATAAAAATACGGCTGAAATACGCGAGGTGGAATTACTGCCCGAGTATCTCAGTAAGCACACAGCATCAAGCATGAAAACCACGTTGTTCGGTCATGAATACGATGCGCCATTTGGTATTGCTCCTGTTGGTTTACAGGGTTTGATGTGGCCAAATGCACCAGAAATATTGGCTAAAGCGGCTTATAAACATAACATACCTTTTATTTTAAGCACCGTAACCACCAGTAGTATTGAACGTATTGCTGAACTAACGGAAGGCAAAGCTTGGTTTCAATTATATCATCCTACAAAAAATGAACTTAGAGACGATATTTTAAAAAGATGCGAAACTTCAGGTTATGACACTTTGGTGATTTTATGTGATGTGCCAACCTTTGGTTTTAGGCCGAGAGATATAAGAAATGGCTTAGCTATGCCGCCCAATATGTCTATTAATAATATGCTGCAAATTTTAGGAAAACCAACTTGGGCGTTTCAAACACTAAAACATGGACAGCCAAATTTTGAAACCCTAAAACCTTACATGCCCAAAAATCTTGATTTGAAACAGTTGGGTAAATTTATGGACGACACGTTTTCAGGTAGGTTAAACGAAGAGAAAATAAAACCTATTAGAGATATGTGGAAAGGTAAATTGGTGCTAAAAGGTGTGGCCAACGAGCTTGATGCCGAACGTGCCATAAACCTTGGGTTAGACGGTATTATTGTGTCCAACCATGGTGGCAGGCAATTGGACGCCGGAGAATCTACTATAAAACCATTAACAAGAATTGCAGAAAAATACGGCCAGCAAATAGAAGTGATGATGGATAGCGGCATTCGTTCCGGACCCGACGTGGCACGAAGTTTAGCCTCTGGCGCTACGTTTACTTTTATGGGACGATCGTTTATGTACGGCGTTGCTGCTTTAGGAAACAAAGGTGGCGATCATACCATATCACTTTTAAAAACCCAATTGCAACAAGTTATGGAGCAAATTTGTTGTGAAAAAGTAGAAGATTTTAAAAATCATTTAATTTAA
- a CDS encoding AraC family transcriptional regulator, whose amino-acid sequence MKLHLLDRSTKLSNASFSISNNCYPNFLKIWHYHPEFELVTILKSTGTRFIGDSIEQFNVGEIVLIGKNLPHMWLNDKEYFKEDSKLEAQAIAIHFNENFAGEIFFNMPEMNAIKKLFENAQYGVRFTGDLSLATKWIKNLEGLKGFDKTISFLKILNLLANHKEYKLLSSMGFVNSFKKTGRTNLAEVYEYIIKNFKERITLEDVASIACMNPTAFSRVFKRVNRKTFSEYLNEVRIGYACKLLMEEKYSISEICFESGFNNISNFNRQFKKTKNYSPTEYIKTHLGKN is encoded by the coding sequence ATGAAATTACATTTATTAGATAGAAGTACTAAGTTGAGCAATGCCTCTTTTTCGATTAGTAATAATTGCTATCCTAATTTTTTAAAAATTTGGCATTACCATCCAGAATTTGAGTTGGTTACGATTTTAAAAAGCACCGGAACACGTTTTATTGGCGATAGTATCGAGCAGTTTAATGTTGGGGAAATTGTTTTGATTGGTAAAAACTTACCCCACATGTGGCTTAACGATAAAGAATATTTTAAAGAAGATTCTAAATTAGAGGCACAAGCTATTGCGATTCATTTTAACGAAAATTTTGCAGGCGAAATATTTTTTAATATGCCAGAAATGAACGCTATTAAAAAGCTGTTTGAAAATGCACAATACGGCGTTAGGTTTACTGGAGACTTGAGTTTGGCAACCAAATGGATTAAAAACTTAGAAGGCTTAAAGGGTTTCGATAAAACCATTTCCTTTTTAAAAATTTTGAATTTACTGGCAAATCATAAAGAATACAAATTGCTGTCAAGTATGGGGTTTGTAAATTCATTCAAAAAAACAGGACGGACAAATTTGGCCGAAGTTTACGAGTATATTATTAAAAACTTTAAAGAACGCATCACTTTAGAAGATGTTGCAAGTATAGCCTGTATGAATCCCACCGCATTTAGCAGGGTTTTTAAACGGGTAAACCGAAAAACCTTTAGCGAATATTTAAACGAAGTTAGAATTGGTTATGCCTGTAAGTTGTTGATGGAAGAGAAGTACAGTATTTCTGAAATATGTTTTGAGTCTGGTTTTAACAATATTTCTAACTTCAACAGGCAATTCAAAAAAACAAAAAATTATTCGCCCACCGAGTATATAAAAACACATTTGGGTAAAAACTAA
- the purU gene encoding formyltetrahydrofolate deformylase, translating to MKASKVIILINCNDQPNIIATVTSFVANNGGNIVYIDQHVDRVQDTFFMRLEGEFESTDFSIENFKTQFEANLVEKFNMKWRIYESDAQLKMAVFVSKYDHCLYDLLGRYNSGELGLEIPFIVSNHSDLKPIADNFKIPFYHIPVTKVNKVEAEEKQLELLEKYDIDFIVLARYMQIVSGKLIDKYPSKIINIHHSFLPAFVGAKPYHSAYKRGVKIIGATSHYVTEELDAGPIIEQDVAHVSHDHSVQDLIAKGRDLEKIVLSTAVKLHAKRKVMVYNNKTIIFS from the coding sequence ATGAAAGCTTCTAAAGTTATTATATTAATCAACTGCAACGATCAACCAAACATTATCGCAACGGTTACTTCATTTGTAGCGAATAATGGCGGAAATATTGTTTATATCGATCAGCATGTAGACCGTGTTCAGGATACGTTTTTTATGCGATTGGAGGGCGAATTTGAAAGCACTGATTTCTCAATAGAAAATTTTAAAACCCAGTTTGAAGCCAATTTAGTTGAAAAATTTAATATGAAATGGCGCATTTATGAATCGGATGCACAACTGAAAATGGCAGTGTTTGTATCAAAATACGATCATTGTTTGTATGATTTATTGGGGCGCTACAATTCTGGAGAACTCGGTTTGGAAATTCCTTTTATTGTTAGTAATCATAGCGATTTAAAACCCATTGCCGATAACTTTAAAATTCCGTTTTACCATATTCCAGTAACTAAGGTCAACAAAGTTGAAGCCGAAGAAAAACAACTGGAATTGCTCGAAAAATACGACATCGATTTTATTGTTTTGGCAAGATATATGCAAATTGTTTCGGGAAAATTAATCGATAAATACCCGAGTAAAATCATTAATATTCACCATTCATTTTTGCCTGCTTTTGTGGGTGCAAAACCATATCATTCAGCCTATAAGCGCGGTGTAAAAATTATTGGTGCAACGAGCCATTATGTAACGGAGGAGTTGGATGCTGGCCCTATAATAGAGCAAGATGTGGCACACGTTTCGCACGACCATAGCGTACAGGATTTAATTGCAAAAGGACGCGATTTGGAAAAAATCGTATTGTCAACCGCTGTTAAATTGCACGCCAAACGAAAGGTCATGGTTTATAACAATAAAACGATTATTTTTTCTTAA
- a CDS encoding sugar-binding protein: MKSYQVKSIDDNTLTITGKGNDRAWEHAEVLSDFVSPWDKTDIDKIEFRALYNTEYLFFCFKVFDADIYVDSTDETHHSINNSDRVELFFRADKNLNPYYCLEIDPTPRIMDFMAKPNKDFNFYWNWPTQDICVKSDIGDNFFTVEGAISLASLKRFKLLKDGKIETGIYRAKYKKQPDESYQPTWITWVDPKTTEPNFHTASSFGVLKLM, translated from the coding sequence TTGAAGAGCTATCAAGTCAAATCAATAGATGATAACACATTAACGATTACGGGAAAAGGAAATGACAGAGCCTGGGAACACGCCGAAGTTTTAAGCGATTTTGTTTCGCCTTGGGATAAAACGGACATTGATAAAATTGAATTTAGGGCGCTTTATAATACCGAGTATTTGTTTTTTTGTTTTAAGGTTTTTGATGCTGACATTTATGTGGATTCAACCGATGAAACGCATCACAGTATAAATAATTCCGATCGTGTGGAGCTTTTTTTTAGAGCCGATAAAAACTTGAATCCTTACTATTGTTTGGAGATTGATCCAACACCTAGAATTATGGATTTTATGGCTAAACCCAATAAGGATTTTAACTTTTATTGGAATTGGCCAACCCAGGATATTTGTGTAAAATCGGATATTGGAGATAATTTTTTCACCGTGGAAGGCGCCATAAGTTTAGCTTCATTAAAGCGATTTAAATTATTGAAAGACGGAAAAATTGAGACCGGAATTTATCGCGCGAAATACAAGAAACAGCCCGATGAAAGCTACCAACCAACTTGGATTACTTGGGTAGACCCGAAAACGACAGAACCAAATTTTCACACAGCCTCGTCTTTTGGTGTTTTAAAATTGATGTGA
- a CDS encoding LacI family DNA-binding transcriptional regulator, whose translation MKKYTIKDIAELAGVSKGTVDRVIHKRGKVSPAALEKVTKLLEEIDYQPNLIARSLKNTKSYHICVIQPDPKIDPYWQPCTNGVNDAINEYNSFGITIDSYFFDHTDTHSFLEVNKTVLKQSPDAVLITPVFHKESIEVIKIYNENNIIVSTINDPLELNGITNYVGQDLTQSGRIAARLMEMIVPKNRTILIIHLDEVFNNSIHMQLKEKGFKNYLERIPNSNYNLKTCSLQQTDLDQKLHDLLSKPNDISGIFVTTSKVYSVAEIVEDFPDLDIKIVGYDLLDDNIKYLKNNAIDFLINQNPKHQAYLCITQLAEYFLFDKKIPRQKLLPIDIINSENFDGYTHN comes from the coding sequence ATGAAAAAATACACCATAAAAGATATTGCCGAATTAGCTGGGGTATCTAAGGGCACTGTAGATAGAGTAATCCATAAACGCGGTAAAGTTTCGCCAGCGGCTTTGGAAAAGGTAACAAAACTGTTAGAGGAAATTGATTATCAGCCAAACCTTATTGCCAGAAGTTTAAAGAATACCAAGAGCTACCATATTTGTGTGATTCAACCCGACCCTAAAATCGACCCCTATTGGCAGCCGTGTACAAATGGTGTAAACGATGCCATAAACGAGTATAATTCTTTTGGAATTACCATTGATTCTTATTTTTTTGACCACACCGACACCCATTCTTTTTTAGAGGTTAACAAAACCGTTTTAAAACAGTCGCCCGATGCAGTTTTAATAACCCCTGTTTTTCATAAAGAATCGATTGAAGTTATAAAAATATACAATGAAAACAATATTATAGTTAGTACGATTAACGACCCTTTAGAGCTAAACGGCATCACCAATTATGTGGGGCAGGATTTGACACAAAGCGGACGCATTGCAGCGCGACTTATGGAAATGATTGTGCCCAAAAACAGGACCATTTTAATTATCCACCTTGATGAAGTTTTTAACAATTCCATTCACATGCAACTGAAGGAAAAAGGGTTTAAAAACTATTTAGAACGTATACCAAACAGCAATTATAACTTAAAAACCTGCAGTTTACAACAAACCGATTTAGACCAAAAATTACACGATTTATTGAGTAAGCCGAATGACATTTCTGGTATTTTTGTAACCACATCCAAAGTGTACAGTGTTGCCGAAATTGTTGAGGATTTCCCCGATTTAGACATAAAAATTGTTGGTTACGATTTGTTGGATGACAATATAAAGTACCTGAAAAACAATGCGATTGATTTTTTAATCAATCAAAACCCTAAACACCAAGCTTATCTTTGTATTACGCAACTTGCTGAATATTTTCTGTTCGATAAAAAAATTCCGAGGCAGAAATTATTGCCCATTGATATTATTAATTCTGAAAATTTTGATGGGTATACCCACAATTAA
- a CDS encoding nucleotidyltransferase family protein, translated as MKIQRDKMEKPTLVILAAGMGSRYGGLKQMDTFTPEGDTIIDFSIYDGLQAGFGKFVFIIRKRFEKDFKDIFNKKLEGKAEVAYVYQELDSVPERYINPERVKPWGTGHALLMAKETVNENFAIINGDDFYGKEAFEVMAKTLMATDKESYQFNTMAYLLKNTISEHGYVSRGECSVNEDGFLTDVTERTHIEKMDGKLMRKDDDGNFIPIDENTIVSMNFWGFTPKCFNFGNRLFEEFLEANKTNLKAEFYIPTIVNEILKSDEATVKVLKSDAKWFGVTYKEDKAIVEKAIKDLKEQGVYPTKLW; from the coding sequence TTGAAAATACAAAGAGATAAGATGGAAAAACCAACACTTGTAATTTTAGCTGCAGGCATGGGAAGTCGCTACGGCGGTTTAAAACAAATGGATACGTTTACACCCGAAGGCGATACGATTATCGATTTTTCAATTTATGACGGACTGCAAGCGGGGTTCGGAAAATTTGTTTTTATTATCAGAAAGCGTTTCGAAAAAGATTTTAAAGATATCTTCAACAAAAAATTAGAAGGGAAAGCCGAAGTGGCTTATGTATACCAAGAGCTGGATAGTGTTCCTGAAAGATATATAAACCCAGAGCGTGTAAAACCATGGGGAACCGGACATGCGCTTTTAATGGCGAAAGAGACAGTAAATGAAAACTTTGCCATTATAAATGGCGATGATTTTTACGGTAAGGAAGCGTTTGAGGTGATGGCAAAAACCTTAATGGCGACGGATAAGGAATCATACCAGTTTAATACCATGGCTTACTTGTTAAAAAACACAATATCAGAGCATGGTTATGTGTCAAGGGGCGAATGTAGCGTAAATGAAGATGGGTTTTTAACCGATGTAACCGAGCGCACCCACATTGAAAAAATGGATGGTAAATTAATGCGAAAAGACGACGATGGGAATTTTATTCCTATTGATGAAAATACAATTGTTTCAATGAATTTCTGGGGATTCACACCTAAATGTTTTAACTTCGGAAATCGATTGTTTGAAGAGTTTTTAGAAGCCAATAAAACAAACCTAAAAGCAGAATTTTATATTCCGACTATTGTAAATGAGATCCTTAAATCTGATGAAGCTACGGTAAAAGTTTTAAAATCGGATGCCAAATGGTTTGGAGTAACTTATAAAGAAGACAAAGCAATTGTTGAAAAAGCCATAAAGGACTTAAAGGAACAAGGTGTTTATCCAACTAAACTTTGGTAG
- a CDS encoding phosphotransferase enzyme family protein, translating to MLAEKLKFIFGQFEHQGSFESYQELASGHINDTYLIKTTKKPHFVLQRINHGVFKDVPGLIENKVAVSKHIQEKLKNLSLKKQKRRVLAFAQTKTGKSYYQDEDGNYWNLMYFIDKSVTYEIVDNDDIAYQGGRLLGQFLTLTSDFDASKLTEVIPKFHDMSFRYSQFQDALKIASKERLENAKDYIKQVEALKEEMHILQKLKESGDIPIRVTHNDTKISNALFNRKKKGLCLIDTDTVMPGIVHYDFGDAIRTICNTAAEDETNLDLVTFNVDYYKAYTKGFLKKMKSSLTPTELKYLPLAAKTMIFIMALRFLTDYLNNDIYYKTKYPEHNLDRAKNQFKLIQSFTEKINQL from the coding sequence ATGTTAGCAGAAAAATTAAAATTTATTTTCGGTCAATTTGAACATCAAGGCTCGTTCGAATCCTATCAAGAATTAGCTTCAGGACATATAAACGACACCTATTTAATTAAAACTACCAAGAAGCCCCATTTTGTGCTACAGCGCATCAATCATGGGGTTTTTAAGGATGTTCCCGGGTTAATTGAAAACAAGGTAGCGGTTAGCAAGCACATTCAAGAAAAATTAAAAAATCTTTCCTTAAAAAAGCAAAAACGTCGCGTATTGGCGTTTGCTCAAACCAAAACGGGTAAATCTTATTACCAAGATGAAGACGGCAATTACTGGAATTTAATGTATTTTATCGATAAAAGTGTGACTTACGAAATTGTTGACAACGACGATATAGCCTACCAAGGCGGTCGGTTGTTGGGGCAGTTTTTAACATTAACCAGTGATTTTGATGCTTCAAAACTTACCGAGGTTATTCCAAAGTTTCACGATATGTCTTTCAGGTATTCACAATTTCAAGATGCTTTAAAAATAGCATCAAAAGAACGCTTGGAAAATGCTAAAGATTACATAAAACAAGTTGAAGCGCTTAAAGAAGAAATGCATATTCTTCAAAAATTAAAGGAGTCTGGCGACATACCAATAAGGGTTACCCATAATGACACAAAAATATCGAACGCGCTTTTTAACAGGAAAAAGAAAGGCTTGTGCCTTATCGATACGGATACCGTTATGCCGGGAATTGTGCATTATGACTTTGGAGATGCCATAAGAACCATTTGTAATACCGCTGCCGAAGATGAAACCAATCTGGATTTGGTAACGTTTAATGTCGATTATTACAAAGCTTACACCAAAGGCTTCCTAAAGAAAATGAAATCTTCATTAACCCCAACAGAACTTAAATATTTGCCATTAGCGGCAAAAACCATGATTTTTATTATGGCTTTAAGATTTTTAACCGACTATTTAAACAACGATATTTATTACAAAACAAAATACCCAGAGCACAATTTAGATCGTGCTAAAAATCAATTTAAACTCATACAAAGTTTTACGGAAAAAATTAATCAACTATAA